The Cronobacter sakazakii genome has a window encoding:
- a CDS encoding YihD family protein gives MKCKRLNEVIELLQPAWEKEPDLNLLEFLQKLAAESGFTGELADLTDDILIYQLKMRDADKDAVIPGIQKDYEEDFKTALLRARGVIKE, from the coding sequence ATGAAATGCAAACGTCTTAATGAAGTTATCGAACTGCTGCAACCAGCCTGGGAAAAAGAGCCCGATCTCAACCTGCTGGAGTTCCTGCAAAAGCTGGCTGCTGAATCCGGTTTTACCGGTGAACTGGCCGATCTTACCGATGATATCCTCATTTATCAGTTAAAAATGCGTGATGCCGATAAAGACGCCGTGATCCCTGGCATTCAGAAAGATTATGAAGAAGACTTCAAAACGGCCCTGCTGCGCGCCCGCGGCGTGATAAAAGAGTAA
- a CDS encoding acyltransferase gives MSRLLAALTLMLSIVLTILVTILCSVPIILAGIIKLVLPVPAVWRTVSRFCNFMMYCWCEGLALLLHLNPHLKWEVQGLQGLNKKSWYLLICNHHSWADIVVLCVLFRKHIPMNKYFLKQQLAWVPFIGLACWALDMPFMRRYSRSYLLRHPERRGKDVETTRRSCEKFRHHPTTIVNFVEGSRFTVEKQRQLRSPFRHLLPPKAAGIAMALNVLGKQFDKMLNVTLCYPENNRTPFYDMLTGKLTRIVVQIDLLPVEASLHGDYINDKNFKRGFQQWLNGLWSEKDARLEVIYQQYKKAGQ, from the coding sequence ATGTCGAGATTACTCGCTGCGCTGACGCTTATGCTCAGCATCGTGCTTACTATTCTGGTGACTATTTTATGCTCCGTGCCGATTATCCTTGCCGGAATAATTAAACTGGTGCTGCCTGTACCAGCGGTATGGCGCACGGTGTCCCGCTTCTGCAATTTTATGATGTATTGCTGGTGCGAAGGACTGGCATTGCTGCTGCACCTGAATCCGCATCTTAAATGGGAAGTACAGGGGCTCCAGGGGCTAAATAAAAAGAGCTGGTATTTACTTATCTGCAATCACCATAGCTGGGCAGATATTGTGGTGCTGTGCGTGCTGTTTCGTAAGCATATTCCGATGAATAAATATTTTCTGAAACAGCAGCTTGCATGGGTGCCTTTTATTGGGCTCGCCTGTTGGGCGCTGGATATGCCGTTTATGCGCCGCTATTCCCGCAGCTATTTGCTGCGTCACCCGGAACGACGCGGCAAAGATGTGGAAACGACGCGTCGTTCCTGTGAAAAGTTTCGCCATCACCCGACAACGATTGTGAATTTCGTCGAAGGCTCTCGGTTTACCGTAGAAAAACAGCGCCAGTTGCGTTCACCGTTCCGGCATTTACTACCGCCGAAAGCGGCGGGCATTGCAATGGCGTTGAATGTGCTGGGAAAACAATTCGATAAGATGCTGAATGTGACGCTCTGCTACCCGGAAAATAACCGCACACCGTTTTACGATATGCTCACAGGAAAGTTAACGCGTATTGTGGTGCAGATCGATTTATTGCCGGTGGAGGCATCGCTGCACGGTGATTACATTAACGATAAAAACTTTAAACGTGGTTTCCAGCAGTGGCTGAACGGGCTGTGGAGCGAGAAAGACGCCAGGCTTGAGGTCATTTATCAGCAATATAAAAAAGCCGGTCAGTGA
- the mobB gene encoding molybdopterin-guanine dinucleotide biosynthesis protein MobB has product MVPLLGIAAWSGTGKTTLLKALIPLLRERGIRTGLIKHTHHNMDVDTPGKDSYELRKAGAAQTLVASAKRWALMTETPEALEPDLHYLASRMDSSQLDLILVEGFKHEAIAKIMLFREGAGRDVAELMPDSHVIAVASDIPLPGVAQTVLDINEPAQVAAFIADWLTAQRAQVSFRR; this is encoded by the coding sequence ATGGTTCCGTTACTGGGCATTGCCGCCTGGAGCGGTACGGGAAAAACGACGCTGCTTAAGGCGCTGATTCCGCTATTGCGTGAGCGAGGCATCCGTACCGGCCTGATTAAACACACTCACCACAATATGGATGTGGATACGCCGGGTAAAGACAGCTATGAACTTCGCAAGGCAGGTGCGGCGCAGACGCTGGTCGCCAGCGCGAAACGCTGGGCGCTAATGACAGAAACACCGGAAGCGCTTGAGCCGGACCTGCATTATCTGGCGAGCCGGATGGACAGCTCGCAGCTGGATCTTATTCTGGTTGAAGGGTTTAAACACGAGGCGATCGCGAAAATCATGCTGTTCCGGGAGGGTGCCGGGCGGGACGTCGCAGAGTTAATGCCGGACAGCCACGTGATTGCCGTGGCCAGCGATATCCCCCTGCCCGGCGTGGCACAGACGGTACTGGATATCAACGAGCCCGCGCAGGTGGCGGCGTTTATCGCTGACTGGCTGACAGCGCAGCGAGCACAGGTGTCATTCCGGCGATAA
- a CDS encoding serine/threonine protein kinase, with translation MTDNAFNFQTLQPDTIMDALFEHGIRVDSGLTALNSFENRVYLFQDEDRKRFVVKFYRPHRWSAEQIREEHHFALELETDEVPVAAPLRLDGDTLLTHDGFMFAVFPGLGGRQYETDNLDQMEWVGRYLGRIHQTGKQRLFSHRPTIGINEYLLEPRAVYETSSLIPASLKAAFLQATDALTSAVIARWQPGYDALRLHGDCHPGNILWRDGPLFVDLDDARNGPAIQDLWMLLNGDVAEQRMQMETILEAYEEFTTFNIKELELIEPLRAMRQVYYLAWLIRRWEDPAFPRNFPWLAEEDFWRRQTATFNEQIRALNEPPLQLTPMY, from the coding sequence ATGACAGATAACGCTTTTAATTTCCAGACGCTACAGCCAGACACCATCATGGACGCCCTGTTTGAACACGGCATTCGTGTGGATTCTGGCTTAACTGCGCTTAATAGCTTTGAAAACCGCGTTTATCTTTTTCAGGATGAAGATCGTAAGCGTTTTGTTGTGAAGTTCTACCGCCCTCACCGCTGGAGCGCCGAGCAGATCCGTGAAGAACATCACTTCGCGCTGGAGCTTGAAACCGACGAAGTGCCAGTTGCCGCGCCGTTGCGTCTGGATGGCGACACGCTGTTAACGCACGATGGCTTTATGTTCGCCGTCTTTCCGGGTCTCGGTGGCCGCCAGTATGAAACGGATAACCTTGACCAGATGGAATGGGTTGGCCGTTATCTTGGCCGTATTCATCAGACCGGTAAACAACGTCTTTTCTCCCATCGCCCCACTATCGGCATCAATGAATATCTGCTCGAGCCGCGCGCGGTCTACGAGACCAGCTCGCTTATTCCTGCTTCGCTCAAGGCCGCGTTTTTGCAGGCGACCGATGCGCTGACGAGTGCCGTCATCGCCCGCTGGCAGCCGGGTTATGACGCGCTGCGTCTGCATGGCGACTGCCATCCTGGCAATATCCTCTGGCGCGACGGCCCGCTATTTGTCGATCTCGATGACGCTCGCAACGGCCCGGCCATCCAGGATCTCTGGATGCTGCTGAATGGCGATGTCGCAGAACAGCGTATGCAGATGGAAACCATTCTGGAAGCCTATGAAGAGTTCACTACATTCAATATCAAAGAGCTTGAGCTGATAGAACCGCTGCGCGCGATGCGACAGGTCTATTATCTGGCCTGGCTTATTCGCCGTTGGGAAGATCCGGCGTTTCCACGCAACTTCCCCTGGCTTGCTGAAGAAGATTTCTGGCGCCGTCAGACGGCGACTTTTAACGAGCAAATTCGGGCGCTCAATGAGCCTCCTTTACAACTAACGCCAATGTATTGA
- the dsbA gene encoding thiol:disulfide interchange protein DsbA translates to MKKIWLALAGMVMAFSVSAADYSDGKQYNTLEKPVAGAPQVMEFFSFYCPHCYQFEEVLHVSDSVKKKLPAGTKMTKYHVEFLGPLGKDLTQAWAVAMAMGIEDKITAPMFEAVQKTQTVQTPADIRKVFIDAGVKPEEYDAAWNSFVVKSLVAQQEKAAADVGLQGVPAMYVNGKYQLNPQGMDTSNMDVFVQQYADTVNYLLGKK, encoded by the coding sequence ATGAAAAAGATTTGGCTGGCGCTGGCCGGTATGGTGATGGCATTCAGCGTATCCGCCGCCGATTATTCTGACGGGAAACAGTACAACACGCTGGAGAAGCCGGTTGCCGGCGCGCCGCAGGTAATGGAGTTCTTCTCCTTCTACTGCCCGCACTGCTACCAGTTTGAAGAAGTGCTGCACGTTTCTGACAGCGTGAAGAAAAAACTGCCGGCTGGCACCAAAATGACCAAATACCACGTTGAGTTCCTGGGCCCGTTGGGTAAAGACCTGACGCAGGCGTGGGCGGTTGCGATGGCGATGGGCATCGAAGATAAAATTACGGCCCCGATGTTTGAAGCGGTGCAGAAAACCCAGACCGTACAGACACCTGCTGATATCCGCAAAGTCTTTATCGACGCGGGCGTGAAGCCGGAAGAGTATGACGCTGCCTGGAACAGCTTCGTGGTGAAATCGCTCGTCGCGCAGCAGGAAAAAGCGGCGGCTGATGTTGGCCTGCAGGGCGTGCCTGCCATGTACGTTAACGGCAAATACCAGCTGAACCCGCAGGGCATGGATACCAGCAATATGGACGTCTTCGTCCAGCAATATGCGGATACCGTTAACTACCTGCTCGGTAAAAAATAA
- the mobA gene encoding molybdenum cofactor guanylyltransferase MobA, with protein MDKLSAITGVVLAGGRATRMGGKNKGLVMLNGKALWKYVAERLAAQVAHVAVSANRDLEAYRASGYPVITDTLPDFPGPLAGMLSVMQQLNSEWYLFCPCDTPHIPVDLAQRLWNAKGARPAVWANDGERDHPAIALMHHSLKAPLADYLARGERRVMVFLHEINGCSVAFANKDNFANVNTLAELERWQEE; from the coding sequence TTGGATAAGCTTAGCGCGATTACCGGCGTGGTGCTGGCGGGCGGTCGGGCGACGCGAATGGGCGGGAAAAATAAAGGACTGGTAATGCTCAATGGCAAAGCGCTGTGGAAGTATGTGGCGGAGCGCCTGGCGGCCCAGGTCGCGCACGTTGCGGTAAGCGCTAACCGGGATCTGGAAGCTTATCGCGCCAGCGGTTATCCGGTCATCACGGATACTCTCCCGGATTTTCCGGGGCCGCTCGCGGGGATGCTTTCTGTCATGCAGCAACTTAATAGCGAGTGGTATCTCTTTTGCCCTTGTGACACGCCTCATATCCCTGTCGATCTGGCACAACGTCTGTGGAATGCAAAAGGCGCAAGACCCGCTGTGTGGGCCAATGATGGCGAGCGCGATCACCCTGCGATTGCATTGATGCATCACTCCCTTAAAGCACCTCTGGCTGATTACCTCGCACGCGGAGAACGTCGCGTGATGGTTTTCTTGCATGAAATTAATGGCTGTAGCGTAGCGTTTGCGAATAAAGATAATTTTGCCAATGTGAATACGCTGGCCGAGCTTGAACGTTGGCAGGAGGAATAA